Proteins from a genomic interval of Rhipicephalus microplus isolate Deutch F79 chromosome 6, USDA_Rmic, whole genome shotgun sequence:
- the LOC119168476 gene encoding sulfotransferase 1E1 — MENVSEPEYESPPGSDLSSELGGGNANTTVPLTTAPDSADGTRNETDAVERFVPVRANQEDHNEDSSVSDPGPPSEVDALNARNFLVEETLLAALAYQPRPSDVFTVSYPKCGSALLQFLVFGVLNRGEPSKNFEDFAARTPYLEWMGIKSVLEMRRPGAIKTHLPFEKNPHSPHAKYIYMARNPFDCCASYYTHMRTMPLSRPESASFDIFFDAFLEGKVIYGDYFDHVLSWYDHRSDPNVLFVTYEDVKSDPRTSVIRIADFVDPSIGRELRENSVLLSNVLKMASANNMTTTCHQGIRSILGDELSLAIGKEQITTAEFYKNVFAEALEVTEASDFTRTPVCGRWKEFFKPEHVQRMYEWIDEKTAGSDVFSIWSSSDLPRLNPDNFQ; from the exons ATGGAAAACGTCAGCGAGCCTGAGTACGAAAGCCCACCAGGGTCGGACCTCAGCAGCGAGTTGGGAGGCGGCAACGCCAACACCACTGTTCCTCTGACCACCGCACCCGACTCTGCTGATGGCACCAGGAATGAAACCGACGCCGTGGAACGGTTCGTGCCAGTACGAGCGAACCAGGAGGATCACAACGAAGACAGCTCGGTCTCTGATCCCGGACCACCATCGGAG GTTGACGCCCTCAACGCCCGCAACTTTCTCGTGGAGGAGACCCTGCTTGCTGCTCTCGCCTACCAGCCTCGGCCCAGCGACGTGTTCACCGTCAGCTACCCGAAGTGCGGCTCGGCACTCCTGCAGTTTCTCGTGTTCGGCGTGCTGAATCGGGGTGAACCGAGCAAGAACTTCGAGGACTTCGCGGCGCGCACACCGTACCTCGAGTGGATGGGCATCAAGTCGGTTCTGGAAATGCGGAGACCGGGCGCGATCAAGACTCATCTGCCTTTCGAGAAGAATCCACACAGCCCGCATGCCAA GTACATCTACATGGCTCGAAATCCTTTCGACTGCTGCGCTTCCTATTACACGCATATGAGGACTATGCCCTTGTCCCGTCCCGAGTCAGCTAGCTTCGACATCTTCTTCGATGCCTTCCTCGAGGGAAAGGTCATTTACGGTGACTACTTCGACCATGTCTTGTCATG GTACGACCACAGAAGTGATCCGAACGTGCTTTTCGTCACCTACGAGGACGTGAAGAGCGACCCCAGAACTTCAGTCATTCGTATCGCGGACTTCGTCGACCCGAGCATCGGCAGAGAACTTCGAGAAAATTCGGTTCTTCTCTCGAACGTGTTGAAGATGGCTAGCGCCAACAACATGACAACGACCTGCCATCAGGGGATCCGATCCATACTGGGCGACGAACTCTCCCTGGCCATCGGGAAAGAACAAATCACAACGGCCGAGTTCTACAAGAACGTGTTCGCTGAGGCACTGGAGGTCACCGAGGCCTCGGATTTTACGCGTACGCCTGTATGCGGCAGGTGGAAGGAGTTCTTCAAGCCTGAGCACGTGCAAAGGATGTATGAGTGGATCGACGAAAAGACGGCCGGAAGTGACGTGTTTAGTATCTGGAGCAGCAGCGACTTACCTCGATTGAATCCCGACAATTTTCAGTAA